GCCCGGGTACGAAACGTCGGAAACACGCCGAACTCGGTCCAAACATCGATCGCCGACCCGGAGTCGGAGGGACCGGTCGTGACGACCGTGTTATTCAGGATGACGCCAAAAGCCTCGCCGTCGCCCCAACCGTAGAGATCGAATCCCATCAAGGAGATCCCGTCCGACGTCCAGTCGCCGCCGAGAATGATCTGGTTATTCACGGCGGCCAGGAGATTCCATCCGAAAATTCCCAGAAAAGAGGAGCGCTCGCCGGGGTCCGCGAACAGCTCGATGCGATTTCGTGAAGCGATGGCGCCGATCGTTCCGACGATTCCGTACACAAAGGATTCTCCGTCGACTTCGGCGTAAATCTTGTTTCCGACCGTCCTTCCCAGGGTCGCCTGCACGATTCCTGACGCCTCGACATTCAATCCGGCGAGTTCCACTTCGTTCGACGCGATCCATCGAAAGCCGACGTCGCCCGAAGGAGCGACGGAACGGATTCCCAAGACGTCGTCACGATCCGCGGTCCCCAGGGACACATGGTTCGCGATGACTCGACGCGCGCACTCGGCGTCGACTCCCGCAATGGCCCCGGCTCCAACGCCAACCGAACCATTGATGTCGTTGGCCACAACAACGGACTCTGGCGGACCGCCCGTCGCGCACACCACTCGAATCGCCGAGATCTCCTCGCCATCTGCCAACTCCACGGAGTTTTCGACGATGGTGACTTCAGTCCCCGCGACGTAAATGCCCTGGCTGATGTCCGACGGCTTCGCAAAAATCGAATTGCGTCCGATCCAAACCGGAAAGGCCGACGACACTAAAATCGCCCGCGATTCGTCGGGATTGTCGGGGCCGTCGATGCGAAATCCATGGACAGTGATTGGACCCTCGGCTCCGGAAACTTCCACGGTCGCCGAGGTGGTTGCCGGAACGATGTACGAGACGAACGCCTCGATGTCGCGCGCCCAGTCGCCCGCCCGATAACCTCCAGAGAGCGACACGTCTGTGACGACGTTTTCCAGGTATTCGCCCTGAGCCACGATCACCGCGTCCGCTCCGGAGGCTTCGGCGGCGGCAATTCCGGCGGCGATCGTCTTCTTCGGCGAATCCGCGGTTCCCGGGGCGGAGTCGTCGCCCGCCGCGCCGTCCACGTAAATCGCATTCAGGTCCGCCGTCGACGCGTCGCCTTGGGCGCAGTCGTTGTCGACGCCGTCGTCGGGGAACTCGAACATGTCGGGATGGATGCGCGCGTCGGCATCATCACAGTCCGTGGAAAGATATCCCCATCCTTCGGGAAGCTCCGCGCCCAGACAAGCTTCGACACGCGTACCGGGGTAGCCGTCGTAGTCGGCATCGCGATAGGCGGAACCTCGATACCAAAGCCACGGATCGCCGTCGTTGCAATCGGGACCGGCATTGCAACCGTCGCCGTACCCATCGCCGTCCCGGTCGACGCATAGAAATCCTCTTGCGGATGGCAAGAGGATGGTGTCGTCGTCCGACGACCCGGTATCGTCATCGTTCCCGTCGTCGTCTTCGTTCGACCCATCGTCGTCATGTGACGCGTCGTCGTCGTCCGGCCAAAATGGCTCAGGAGCTTTGTGATCGAACTCATCCGGCGTCGATTCGCCGCAAGCCGCGAGCATCAAAATCGCTAGACAAACGACCCTCGACAGCATTCGGGCGAATGGGAAGCACCGACTCGAATGATTCATCTGATCCTCGGAGACATCATCAGTAACGGTGTCCGCGAAACACCGAATCATTTCATCGAACCGGAGGGCAAATCACGCATCCCGCGTCGCGCGGTCCCCCTCGCGCGAATGCGTTCGCGCGATTCGGTCGCACGGGGATCAGGTTCCCGGAGTCCCCGGGGGAATCGGCGCGTCGGGCGGTGTTCTCTCGGCGGCCCTGTCCTTCTCGTCCATTCGGCTGCCGACGTATCCGCCGACCGCGCCGCCGAGCGCGGCCCCCCAAGGGCCCAGCACAAACGCACCCAGCGCCGCGCCCACGCCGCCGCCGATCGCCGCGTTCCGGTGGATCCTCGCCACTTGTCTCACGTTGTCGATCGGGTTCAGCGACCAGTCGATCCGGGGCTTCGGGTGTTCGTCCATCGCCATGATCGCCCTCCGGTAAGCCCATTGTCCCACAAGTCGCGGCGCAACGCGAGAAAAAAATCGACCCCTCACCCCGCCCCTCGCCACGCTCGGAGCACCCCTCTCCCGTCATGACGGGAGAGGGGACGGGGGTGAGGGTATTCTGTCCCCCTCTGAAGGCGAGACACTTGAAAGTGGGTAGAATTGAGCCGCCGCGTCCGGCGCGCCGGGCCATAAAAGCCCTGGGCGCGTCCGGCAGGCGGCGGTTGCCCACGGGAGGTGTTCTTTGCCGAGACCGAGCAAGTTTACGGATGAGCAGAGGTACGAGATGGCGATGGAGCTGATTTCCGGGAGGTCGTCGCTGGGGGAGGTTTGCCGGAAATGGGAGATCAGCTCGACCTACGCCTGCAAACTGAAGGGCCGGGCGTCGGACTTGTTACGCCAGGGGATGCGCCGTCCGGCGGGCAATCCGTCGGCGGAGGTCGAGACGCTTCGCAAGCGGGTGGCGGATCTGGAACAACTCGCCGGGGATCAGGCGCTGGTGATCCGTGCCTTTAAAAAAAAGAGCGAGTCCGGGACGTGGTGACGGCGCTGCGCGAGGAGCGTCCGATTCCCATTCGTCGGCTGGCCGCCGCGACCCTGGAGCCGGCGTCCTCGGTGGGTCGCTGGGTGCGTCCCCCGATGGACAATCCGCTTTCCGGTCGCCGATGTCCGGTCTCGAACGACGCGGACCTGCGCGACAAGATTCGCCTTCTTTGCGAAGAGGATCGCCAGCGCGGCTATGGCCACCGGCGGATTCGAGCCTTGCTGCGCCGTCGTTTCGCGATCGTGGTCAATCGAAAGACGATGGCGCGGATCGTGCGCGAGGAACATTTGGCTCAACCGAAACTGCGTTTCAAACCCTCGCGGCCGCCGCATGTCGAGAAGATGCGCCCCGACGCTCCGAATCGGGCGTGGCAGATCGACATGACGAGTTTCCAACTCACCGACCTGACGCCGCTGTTTCTGGTCGTGGTGATCGACGTCTTCACACGCAAGATCGTGGGGTGGTCGCTGGACCGGCGTTGCCGGGCTTCGGAGTGGACGGCGCCGCTGCGTCTGGCGCTGGACGCGCAGGGGATCGTGACGCGCGAGCAGGCTGCGTCGCTGACCGTTCGCAGCGATAACGGCTCGCAGCCCTGCTCCAGGCATTTCGTCGAGTTTCTCGGGTCCCGCGGCGTGCGCGGGCAATACACCGGCTACGACGCTCCCGACGACAACGCCTTCGTCGAGCGCGTCATCCGAACGATCAAGGAAGAGGAAATCTGGCCCAACAGCTACGACACCGGGTCCGAGGCCCACGAGGCCATCGACCGATACATACGCTGGTATAACGAGGATCGTATCCACTCGGCGATCGACTACCGGACGCCGTGCGAGATCGAAGCCGAATGGATCAAACTTATGGCCGCGTAAATCCGTCTCGACTTCGGGGGGACAGTACGACTCCGACTTTTTTCGTTGACTTGCCGGCACGCGCGGCCAACAATCGTATCGTTGATCGAGTCGCCAATGCGGGAGGTCTGTTATGAGTTGGTGTCCGCGATGTCGCGAAGAGTTCTCGAGCGAGGATTCGCGCTGCCCGACCTGCGACGGGGAGCTGCTCGCCGCGCTGCCGAGCGACGAGGAATTGCTGACCGACGTCGAGTGGGTGCCGGTCGCCCGGGACATGGAACCGCTGCGAGCGCAGTTGCTGAAAGATTTGCTCGAGCAGTCGGGCATTCCCGTCGTCATCACCGGCGAGCGGCTGGAATCGTTTCACATCTACCCCAACCTGGAAAACGCGGTGATGGTCCCGCGGCGCTGGTCGGCGGAAGCAATCGCCATCGTCGCGTCCTTCGACGCGGATGACGACGACGACCGGATCGTGTGTTCGTCGTGCGGCGAAGAGGTGTCGGCCGAAGCCGAGGCGTGTCCGCATTGCGGAGAGCTGTTCGAGATCGACGTGAACTGATCCGCCCCACGCGGTGACTGTCGATTTCATGCGCAATTTCCTCATCGTCTTCTTCCTGATTTTTGCGTTCACGCCCCGTGCGCGTGCGCAGACGCCGTGCCCGGCGACGGATTTCGCGGATTGGCTCGTCGCCGCCGCGACCGGGCGCGAGGACGTGGCGAACGCGGCGCTCGCGAAGTGGAGGTCGGCTTGCGCGTGCGCGGACGACGACGCGGCGTGCATCGCGATCCCGGTGGAGTCGGGCGAGCGCGCGGTGTCACCCGCTCAGTTGTCCGTCGCGGCGGCCCAGGCCGCGAAGTGGGTGCGTTCGACGCGCGCGTTCTGCGCGGGCGTGTCGGGCGGCGACGACGATCGGATCGCCGCCCGCGCGTGTTGGGAGCGGCGCGCCGCCGCCATGACCGGCATCGACGACGCGCTCCCCCGCGAGATTCTTGCCGTGCCGATCGCCGCCTCCGCGCCGAAACTCGCCGAGGAGGAATCGTTCGTCGCATCCCCACCGTCGGATACCATGATGAGCGATCCTTCGGCGGGCTCCGATCACGCGCGGCGCGCCAAGACCCAGGCCGACGAACTCGCCGCCGAGATCTGCGTGATGCGCGCCGAAACCGAGAGGCTGCGTGAGCGGCTCGACAACATGCGCCGCCAGCCTCTTTTCATCCGTGGAGAGCAGGAACCGCGCATCAACGCCACGCAGAACGAACTGCGCCGCATCGGCGACGCGCTGGAACGCGCGCGCGGGCGCTTCGAGATGTTCGCGGGCCGCTCCTTCGATCCCCTGCGTGACTGCGCCCCGGCGAAACCCGAAGCGCCGAAACCCAACCCGACCCCCTGATCCGGCAGCGAATACTCGAACCGCCCTTGAACGCGGCGCGCCTCGTTCGTAAGGTGGGCATTCGTCAATTTGGAGGACGCGATGGCCGCGTGCACGGGATGTTCGGCGAACCTGACGGGCGGCGAGCTTTTTTGCCCCTACTGCGGGGCGACGGCGCCCGGTGCGTCGACGGCGGCTCCCGAGGCCACGGGCGATCTGCGCGCGAAATCCGGCGGCGGTGAGACCGGCCTCGGTCGCGACGTTCGTACATTTTCGTGCAACACGTGCGGCGCGACCGTGAGCTGGGACCCGACGAAACTCGCCGCAACGTGCGCGTATTGCGGTTCCCACGCCGTGGTCGAAGCGCCCGTGGGCGATGAATCGCGTCCCGCGCGTGTGGTGCCCTTCGCGCTCGACGCGAGCGCCGCCGGGGAGCGTTTCCGCTCGTGGCTCGGCAAGGGGTGGTTTCGGCCGCGCGACCTCCAGACGTCGAGTCTCGTCGGCGAGATGCGCGGCGTGTATCTGCCCTTTTGGGCGTTCGACGCCGACGCCGATTCGGATTGGTCGGCATCCGCCGGATACAACTACCAGGAGCAGGAGACGTACACGGCGACCGAGAACGGAAAGCCCGTCACCCGCACGCGCACGGTGACGAAGACCCGCTGGCAACCGGCGCGCGGTACGCACCGCGAGCACTACGACGACTGGATGATCGCGGCGACCAAAGGCGTGGACGCGCCGCTGCTCGCGAAGGTCTTTCCGTATCGTACCAACGAGGCGCGGCCCTACAACGCGGCATACCTCGCCGGGTTCGGCGCGGAGCGGCCCGCCATGCGCGCGGACGACGTGCGGCAGAACGCCGCGAACGCGCTCTACCAGAAGGAAGTGGAAGCGTGCGGCAAGATGGTGCCGGGCGACACGCACCGCGACCTCGCCGTCAGCACGCGATTTTCGAACTGGGCGTACGATCTCGTGCTGTTGCCGCTGT
Above is a genomic segment from Deltaproteobacteria bacterium containing:
- a CDS encoding putative metal-binding motif-containing protein, yielding MLAACGESTPDEFDHKAPEPFWPDDDDASHDDDGSNEDDDGNDDDTGSSDDDTILLPSARGFLCVDRDGDGYGDGCNAGPDCNDGDPWLWYRGSAYRDADYDGYPGTRVEACLGAELPEGWGYLSTDCDDADARIHPDMFEFPDDGVDNDCAQGDASTADLNAIYVDGAAGDDSAPGTADSPKKTIAAGIAAAEASGADAVIVAQGEYLENVVTDVSLSGGYRAGDWARDIEAFVSYIVPATTSATVEVSGAEGPITVHGFRIDGPDNPDESRAILVSSAFPVWIGRNSIFAKPSDISQGIYVAGTEVTIVENSVELADGEEISAIRVVCATGGPPESVVVANDINGSVGVGAGAIAGVDAECARRVIANHVSLGTADRDDVLGIRSVAPSGDVGFRWIASNEVELAGLNVEASGIVQATLGRTVGNKIYAEVDGESFVYGIVGTIGAIASRNRIELFADPGERSSFLGIFGWNLLAAVNNQIILGGDWTSDGISLMGFDLYGWGDGEAFGVILNNTVVTTGPSDSGSAIDVWTEFGVFPTFRTRAVLSVANNILLSPHDRLGVIEIDAVDISAWVQADNFVRGTAPCLINTGECVSQLDRLNECEWEGCRGAWGNLSVDPMWADAGNRDYHLLPSSPMIDAALPATPFSTLIEFGLRDPEWNAYPMDIDGEPRPIGEEMDIGADEYLP
- a CDS encoding IS3 family transposase; translated protein: MVTALREERPIPIRRLAAATLEPASSVGRWVRPPMDNPLSGRRCPVSNDADLRDKIRLLCEEDRQRGYGHRRIRALLRRRFAIVVNRKTMARIVREEHLAQPKLRFKPSRPPHVEKMRPDAPNRAWQIDMTSFQLTDLTPLFLVVVIDVFTRKIVGWSLDRRCRASEWTAPLRLALDAQGIVTREQAASLTVRSDNGSQPCSRHFVEFLGSRGVRGQYTGYDAPDDNAFVERVIRTIKEEEIWPNSYDTGSEAHEAIDRYIRWYNEDRIHSAIDYRTPCEIEAEWIKLMAA
- a CDS encoding DUF2007 domain-containing protein; amino-acid sequence: MSWCPRCREEFSSEDSRCPTCDGELLAALPSDEELLTDVEWVPVARDMEPLRAQLLKDLLEQSGIPVVITGERLESFHIYPNLENAVMVPRRWSAEAIAIVASFDADDDDDRIVCSSCGEEVSAEAEACPHCGELFEIDVN